The nucleotide sequence GGCAAGCCGGCGGCCGAGCGGCTGGCGGCACGCCAGGAGCATGGCGTCACCCTGGTAGCCGCGCTGGAGGGCTGGATGCGGACGGAGCGGGCCCGGCTCTCCCGCCATGCCCCCGTGGCCAAGGCGATGGACTACATGCTGACGCGCTGGGACGGCTTCACCCGCTTCCTCGGCGATGGCCGGCTGTGCCTGACGAGCAACGCCGCCGAACGCGGCCTGCGCGGGATCGCCCTCGGGAGGAAGGCGTGGCTGTTCTGCGGCTCCGATCGCGGCGGCCAGCGGGCGGCGATCATGTATGGCCTGATCACCACCGCCAAGCTGAACAACGTTGACCCGCAGGCCTGGCTCGCCGACGTGCTGGCGCGCATCAACGACATGCCACAAAACCGCCTGCACGAACTCCTGCCCTGGGAGTGGAAGGCGATGCGCGAGCAGGCAAAAGCTGCCTGACCGCGGTACTCAGCGGATGCTTACGATAGAGCAGCAGCGCGAGCAGGCCCGCAGCACCAAGCGCCAGCCATTCGAGCAGCCACAGGCGGACACTGAGGAGAAAGGCAAGGTGCCGGTGGTAGATCTGGCGGGCGAAGGCGAGATCGTCGTCGGGCTGATCCAGCGGCGGCCAGAAGGCGAGCGCGTCGAGACCTTCAACACCTTGCCAGAGATAGGTTGCGTAGGGCTGGCGGAATGCGTGCATCACCACCCCCGGAAATAGCTGCCGGTCGGCGAGTCGAACCGGGCGAGGACGATGCGGGTTCTGGTGACGGCGAGCGCGATCAGCAGCGCGACGATGAGCGCAGTGATGACAAGGCCCGGCCCGAGCGATGCGCCGCCGCCGGGCGGGCGCTGCCAGCGGACGGGCCGCTGCACTTCTTTGATGGCATTGAGCGCACTGTCACTCGCGCCCGAAGAGTTGGACGACATCCCGCCACCTCCCTGCATCATGCAGAGGAGGAGGTTAGCACATCCTGCTTTATACCGGGAACGCTCCCTTCAGCAGTCCGGATAGATTTGTCAAGGCTTGGGCGGCGATTTTCCAAGCTCAGGCGCGGATGCAGCGGGCTGCGGATCGGGCAAGACCGCCGGCTGGAGAGGCTGTTTGGCTGAATCGACCGGCGGCGACGGTGCAACCTCTTTGCTCGAAGGTGCCGTTGCTGAAGACGCCCCTGACGGCGAAGCGCCTGCCTTGCCGCCTGTGGCGCAAGGTCCGATATATAGAAAGCAGAGAGTGTTGTTTACGGCATTCGCGTTATTGGCAATCGTCGATATGTTGGCCAGAACGCCCAGAAAGGCAACGACACCAATAGCAACTTTGGGCCACAGCCCGAGTTTTGTCTTGCATACGATCAATTGATTATCAAAGTAAAGCTCATGCCCTTTTAACGTGAACCTCTCCAGATCTTTTTCTGTGATCCGGTGATGCCCAGTCAGGAGCTTTTCCATGATGTCTTCCCGTCTTAAGGAGAAGGAGTCCCTTGCGAACCTCTCATCCGATCAAGAAGTTCTTTTACATCCCTCTTGATGTCGCCGATATCTTTTGTATCTGATTTGATGGAAGCGAGCTGGGCGTCAATCCTGTCAAATTCCGGAGAGACGACTTCCTGCAAGGTACGGCGCGTGTCCTGACGACGGCGCTCTTCAATGCTCATTTCTTTGTTAATCTCTTCGATATTTTTCATGATGATATCAATCTCATTTCTATGGTTTATGGTCTTGGCGTTGACATCGCCGACATCGGCATCCTTGCCAACAAATCTCACTTTGTCAATATTCCAGTACCCGCAATACACAATGACGGCGCGCTTCACTGCATACTCTATCGCGTTGTGCTTTTGCTCATCGGTGATGGCGTTAAATTTTTCAATTTCCTTGATGCGATCTTCAAGCTGCAAGCTCGGCAATGCCCCGGCGGCATCCACGATATAGAGAGCTTCTATATTTTCTTCTTCGACGCCGAGAACGCGCCTTCGCAATTCGCTCAGCCGCCACGACGCTGCCTGTGCAAGCTGTTCGACAGGAGCGCCCGTCGCAATCAACTTCAAAATGATGCCCATTTGCGTACCTTCGGCATGCAGATTGTGTCGGAAAGACTAGCACACCCCTCTTGCCGCTTCCTGCGCATTTGTCTCGCGCCTTTCATTCCGCTCGCTCGTTCGCCGCCGCATTGGCGGCGCAGGCGGCGAGCGAGCGGGTCAGGACGGCGATCAGCTCTTGCTGGCTGCTGGTCTGGGTTTTGGCGAACACATGCTCAAGCTGGCGTTTGACGGTGTTGATGCTGAGCCCGGCATGCCGCGCATAGTCGGCGCGGTTCATGCCGTTGAGCAGCGACTCGGCAAGTTTCGCTTCCGCCCGCGTGAGACCGAAGGCGCAGGCGAGCGCGTCGGCGGCGGGGAGCGGCGACAGCACCGGGTCGCTGATGAAAAGGCAGATGCGCGCTGCCGCGAACAGCCGCCCGGCGGTCGCGTCGCTTGCGGTCGCATCTGTCGGGGCCGCCGGGGCGATGTGCAGCAGGAGATCGGGCAGGCCCGAGGGGCGTTTCGCGCGGACCAGCAGGGGCGATGCGGCGGCGTTGCCGTTGGCGGCGTCGGCAATCTGGCGGTCGAGCGCCTTGCGGGCGGCGCGGTCGTCGAGCAGCAGCCGCTTGCCCTGAAGCCGGAGGCCGTCGCCGATGCCAGCGATGCGCCGCGCCTGCCGGTTGGCGAAGGTCGCCGTCCCATCGCTGGCGAGCAGCACGAGAGCCGCATCGAGCCGGTCGAGCGCGCCTTCGAGCCCGGCCTGATCCGACAGCAGCGCCGAGACGCGCATCGTCGCCGCCATCGCCCGTTGCAGATGCGGCAGCAGGGCTTGCAGCAGGCGCTTTTGCGCCGCGCCGTAGAGTTCGGCGCGGTTCGGGCGCAAAAGCTGGACGCTGCCGATCCGCTGCGCGCCGGTTGCGAACGGCACCGACAGCAGCGGGCCGAAGTCGTAGCGCGGCAAGTATTCCTGATAGAGGCCGTCGCGCTGCCGGACTTCGGCGGGCAACTGTTCGTGGTCCGCCACGACCTGCCCGGCATTCGGCGCGCCGTAGCGCCAGCGCGGATCGCGGTCGTACCAGTTGGCATCGTAATCGGCCTGCGCCTCCTTCGGCACGCCCTGCTGGACGAGATAGCGGCGGACAGGAGCACTACCGGAGAAATCCGAGTCGAGGATATGGCCGCCCGTCGCGCCCACGGCGCGGCGCAGCTCGCGCAGCACGACAGCCCAGCCGTCCGGCTGCCATGGCGCGTCATAGATGATGCCGAGCAGTCGTTCATAGTCGGACACGGCCAAGCCCCCGCTCAACCCGCGTGAAGTGTGACTCAATCCGATGCAGCGGTGCAGCGAAATCACCCACCTGGGCGATGCGGCGGAAATTCCGCGCGGGGATGATCGCAAGGTCGGGCCTGCGCTTCGGGGCGCACCGGCATGGGAGGTCCGGCAGAGCAGGCAGCATCAATGCGAACGGAGCGCTTCCTTCACGGTATCGGCGGCGCTCTCCGCGATGCGCGCGAAGACCGGCCCGGCATCGATGCCGAGCGCGGCGGCGATGACCAGAAATTCCAGCAGATCGACGCGGCGCTGGCCGGTCTCATAGGCCGAGACGAAAGATTGCGGCTTGCCGAGACGGCGGGCGAGTTCCGCTTGCGTCACGCCCGCTTCCTTCCGCGCGGCCTCAAGGCAGGCGCCGACAAGCTTATGGTCCTTCGGCCCGATCCACACACCGCTCCCCTTCTCCGGCAGGCGAGCGGTTCGGTTAAATCAGAAAATCCGATATCGAAAATTCCGATATTCCGGAGTAGGATGCTGGCGGGTGCGGCCCAAGGCCGCCGCATCCCTGTTGTTGCGCCGCCTCCCTTCTCTCGCGCCTGAGGAGAAACAGCATGAGCCGGGCGTCTTACAGAAAAGAGCGTCAGGGTACGGATTGGACCTTCGAGACGCGGCCCGCATCCCCGCCCTTCCCGTGGGGCAGCGCCGCTCTCTGCTTTGTCGGCGGATTCGCGCTGTTCGTCATCCTCGCCGGAATGGTCTCGCGCGGCGGATCGGAAGTCCTGCCTTTCGTCGCCCTGTTCGCCTTCGCCATTCCCTTCGTCATGTGGAAAGGGCCGAAGGCGGCGCGCTATCGCCGCCCGGCCAGCTTTGTCGTCACGCCGACAGCGATCCGGGTTGCGCAGAATGTCGGGGATGCCGAACTCAAGCGCGCCGGGATTCACCGCCTCATCCTGCGCAATCACGTCTCGGATGGCGAGCTGGCCTATTCGCCTGCATCCACCTCCACCGTGTGCGTTGGCAGCGGCTTTGCCGGGATGACCGCCGTCGCAAGTGCGGTGGTCGCGACGGCGCTGTCCGACACCGGGCGGCAGGCGGCGGCGCACCACATGAAGCGGCTCGCCAAAGTCTCATGGCGGCTCGACGCTGAATCGGGCGGACGCGCCTGGACGCTCGCGGGCGGGCTCGACGAAAGCACCGCCTACGGACTCATGACCGAGGTCGGCGGCCTGATCGGCATGCGCGACGCGGCGTAACAGAATCGCAAAACACCTTCAGGGAGGTTCCCATGTTTCCGGGCCGGTCCATTGCTGCGGCGGCGCTCGTCTGTCTCGCCATTCCGGCATCCAGCGCGAAGGCGCAGCAGGCCGACAAGGCCGGGCAGACGGATGTCATCGGGCTTCAGCTCGGCATGAGCCGGGCCGATATCGAGAAGACGTTGCGCGCTCATAATCCCGAATTCAAGTTCAAGGAACAGGCGCAGGATATCGTGCTGCCGAACGGGCGGCCCGCGCTCGACGCGGCGACCGGGGAGCCCCGGAAATTCCTGACCTACCTTATCGCGGAGTTTCATGCGGGCGGCGACAATCCCTATTGGAAGCCGATCCGGGAGTTGGTCATCACCGCCTTCGCGGGCGAACCCGGAAAGGAGGTCGCCGGTTCGATCAGCCGCGCCGTCGCCTTCGAGCCGGGGCAGGAGCCGCCGACCGCCACCGTCGCCGACGGGCTGAAGGCCAAGTACGGCGCGAAGCCGACCGGCTATCTGGATGCGAAGACGGCGCATGAGTATTCATGGTACTTCGACACTAGGGGCCGCTATCAGGAGGGGAACGGCAAATCCTCATCCATCGAGCCCGTCATCGGCGGCTGCACCATCTATCGCGTCTATAACAATTTCGCCATCGATGCCAAGGTCGGCGTCCGCATCGCGCCCGCTACCAACGACCGCGAGAATTGCGGACAACTGGTCAGCGCGAAGATCGTCGCGCGGGACGACAACCCTGGGATTGCCGCCGGGCTCGGCGTCTTCCTCTCCAACGAAAAATACTTCCATGAAGGCTTGATCGCGCGGAAGGCATATATCGCGGCCTTGCAGGCGGGTGCACAGGCCAAGGACGCCGAAGCCGCCAAGCAACGCGGCCAGGGCGTCAAGTTCTGACGGCAGGCGGAGGGTGAACCATGTCCCGGAAACTTGCCGCCCTGTTGCCGTTCGCCGCCGCGTTGCTGCTGACGGGCTGTCTCGCGACGCCCTACGGCGAACTCGGTCCGTGGGGCGGCGGCGTGACTTCGACCCGGCTCGACGAGCGGCGGGTGTCAGTCTTCGCCAAGGGCAACAGCCGCACGGAGCTGGTCACGCTGCGCAACTACATCATCCGGCGCGCGGCGGAAGACACGATCAAGGCCGGTTACACAGCGTTCGAAATTCTGAATGCCGAGGGCGAGATCAGGACCGGCTATTACGTGTCGAGCGGGAGTTCATCCTATTCCTGCGGAAAGCGCGGCTGCGCGAGCTACTACACGCCCGCGCAGACGGTCGCCGTGCAGAACCCCGTCATGCAGGCGGATGTCTACATGTCCGACGAGAAGAAGCCCCGCAATCCCGCCAACGCCTTCTTCATCGCCGCCGATGTGCTGAAATTCATGGCGGCCCCGCAGCCTGCATCTTCGCCGCCCGAAACGGCGGCCAAGTGACATCCGGAAGGGAGCCGGTCATGGGGAGCATGAATTTCCGGAAGCTGGTGGTGCTGGGCATTGCGGCGGCGCTGTCGTCCGGGCTTGCGGGCTGCAATCATCAGGCGGGCAGTGCAGGTCTTCCCGGCCTGATCGGCGCGGCGCTCGGGCAGGATCACGGCAAGGCGACGCTTGTCGGCGTCTGGCGGCAATATGCGAACGGGCGGGAACTCGGAACCGCCCGCCTCGACAGATTCGAGGACGGCACTTACGCGATGACCAATCTGTACCAGCCGCCGAACGCGATCCATTCGCGCGGCCTCAGCGACGTCTATTTCGACGGGCGGCGATGGACGTTCAAATCCGACTGGGGCAACGTCGTCGCCAGCTTCGAGCTGGAGCTTGGTCCGGACGGCGCATTCCATGGCTGGTCATACCGGGACGGACGCCGCTACGAGCGGCAGCGCTATGTCAGGATTCAGGGTGGTGCGGCGGCGATCCCGGTGAAGAGCGAAGCCGCGCCGCAAGCGTCCGGGAGCGGCACGCAGGGCGAATCCCTCTGGAAGCTGGCCGAGCGGGAATATCCGCCTTCGGCCTACAAGCGCCGTCCGCCGCTGCGCAGCTTTCCGGATTGGGCGGTCGCCGCCTTTGTGAGCCGCAATGCCGATGACGAAGGGGTTTACCGGGTGCATCTGAAGAAGAGCGGCGGAGGCTGGTCGGTCGCCTGCAAGGAGGACTGGACGGACGTGCAGCCCTACAGCGCCTATGCGCAGCGATGCCCCGGCATCGACAAGGCGACCTATAAAGCGCTTCTCGGGAAGTTTGCCGTCATGGACTGACCATCTTTTGTATGCCCTAAGCAGATATGCGGAACATGCGTCTCCGTATATCGCGTTCAGCCGAAAGATGCGCCTTTGACGCGCCCATGAGCCTTCACTAAAATCACGTTCCGGTCCGGATCGAACTCGGTTTTCTTTGCTTTTTGGTCGGAAAGACTATTTTCAGGCGCGTCTAAGGGTTTTGCCGCAGGCAGGCATGAACGCGACGGGTAGAATATCATGGACAGGCTGCTTGCGATAAGGGTGCCAAGCACAATTCCCTTATAGAAAGACTTTTTGTCGAGCGGCGTATTTTCTTTATTTATGGCCATTTGTTTCTCCTTATTTTGCACGGCAATCAAGTATGGGAACTAGGCTGTTTTGTCAATTCCTCGAAGATGGAGGGCGTGATGAAGGCGGAATACGAGATTATTATAGAGCATGATGCGCCAATATCTTTGAGCGTTCTGTCTGATATACATCTGGAAATCAGCAGCGTCTTGGAAGGCATGGCTTTGGATTTTTTCAATGAGGAAATATTTCCGGGCATTGAACTGAGTGAGCGTGAGAAAGACGAGATTCTGGACCAGATCAAGGCGCAGAGTAACGACCTTGTTTGGATAAATTCCATAGAGCCAGGATCGACCAAAATTAAAGGGATGTTGATCGGTGTCGCTCTCTGGGCCGCCGCGAATATAGGTGGCGGCTTCATCGTGGATGCCATTAAGGGAACGGAGACCTATAAAACCGCTGTACAAGAAGCCGCCAAGCATACAGATAATTTTCTCAATAAATTCAAAAACGGCATAAACAGAAGGCGTGAGTATGAGCGTGACGAAAACAAGCCAATTCTCATAGCTGAAGTAGAAGGCCAGAAGGTTACGATACGTGTCATTCCTGCGGCGCGCCAAATGAATATGCCGCCCGGATAATCAATCACGGCGGCGGGTCATGGTTTCGGGTGCTTGTCTGTAATCATCGACCGGCGAGGGGGTAATATCCGCGCTGGTCGCGGTGCTGCACTGTTGCCCGGCGCTTTATTGCCAGTCGTAGCCACCAGAAGGCGCGAGCCGGGTGTCGGCAGCGTGACCGGCGTTCGGGCCGTGTCGGCGAGATCGCGCAGGCTTTGCCGGAGCAGATCATCGAAGCGCGGATCGGCGAAAGCAGCATTGAGGCATCC is from Azospirillum fermentarium and encodes:
- a CDS encoding helix-turn-helix transcriptional regulator, with amino-acid sequence MSDYERLLGIIYDAPWQPDGWAVVLRELRRAVGATGGHILDSDFSGSAPVRRYLVQQGVPKEAQADYDANWYDRDPRWRYGAPNAGQVVADHEQLPAEVRQRDGLYQEYLPRYDFGPLLSVPFATGAQRIGSVQLLRPNRAELYGAAQKRLLQALLPHLQRAMAATMRVSALLSDQAGLEGALDRLDAALVLLASDGTATFANRQARRIAGIGDGLRLQGKRLLLDDRAARKALDRQIADAANGNAAASPLLVRAKRPSGLPDLLLHIAPAAPTDATASDATAGRLFAAARICLFISDPVLSPLPAADALACAFGLTRAEAKLAESLLNGMNRADYARHAGLSINTVKRQLEHVFAKTQTSSQQELIAVLTRSLAACAANAAANERAE
- a CDS encoding helix-turn-helix domain-containing protein translates to MWIGPKDHKLVGACLEAARKEAGVTQAELARRLGKPQSFVSAYETGQRRVDLLEFLVIAAALGIDAGPVFARIAESAADTVKEALRSH
- a CDS encoding CC0125/CC1285 family lipoprotein; amino-acid sequence: MSRKLAALLPFAAALLLTGCLATPYGELGPWGGGVTSTRLDERRVSVFAKGNSRTELVTLRNYIIRRAAEDTIKAGYTAFEILNAEGEIRTGYYVSSGSSSYSCGKRGCASYYTPAQTVAVQNPVMQADVYMSDEKKPRNPANAFFIAADVLKFMAAPQPASSPPETAAK